The region agaAACACagcaaaaaataatatgtgtATTTGCTACATATGCACATGTGTCACGATTGATACCAATCAAAAAGATACTTTATGTTAAATTTTGTAATGCATACATACACCCGCATTGTTTTtctgaaaaaaacataaattacACATATATGCTGAATATACATGTGTACTTTGTTAATTAGAAATTCTAGATTTATTTGACCCATAGAAGAAACTACATGCATACGTATTACTATCACTATATATCttataatgtttttatttttttttaagccATCCTAGCaatgaaagaaataaaaaaaaggcAATTTTATCTCATGAGGATTTCACAGGGGAGGATAGTTTAATGGAGGTATTTcaaaattgtatttattattatcattagtGATATTAatctatataataaaaattaattctTATTACCCTAAtcaatgaaatatattttggggggccattttatttttgtagaACCATTTAGAATTGAGGGATAAATTGACAGAAGATATCGTCACTATAAAAGCATCcctaaaaaataatcttGTATGCAGTACactaaatgaaaatgaaatattagcACTGTCTAATTATATGCagttttttgttttcaaaAGTGGGGATATGGTCATAAAACAAGGAGAAAAAGGTAAAATCATAAAGGATAACATGCACAACtcttttcattatttttgtctAATTGCTCGcttgaataaaaataaagaaaaacattgtttatataaacaCATTTATCTGCGATAATGTTTTGGGGCTCGAAAAAGGCACACATGtttgcaaaaaatattaaattttaaacatTCTTCTATTTCTATGCGTATTTATGCacatttacatttttttcgcttttttattttttcgaaTTTCAATGATTTCCTCTCGCGAAGGTTCCTactttttcattataaataGTGGAAAATTTGATGTATACGTAAATGacaaaaaagtgaaaacTTTGACCAAAGGTAGCTCATTTGGGGAAGCTGCTTTAATACACAATACTCAAAGAAGTGCTACTATAAAAGCAGGAACAAATGGAACGCTATGGGGTGTACAAAGAAGTACATTCAGAGCAACACTAAAGCAATTATCCAATAgaaattttaatgaaaatagaaGCTTTATTGATTCTGTATCTGTTTTTGATATGCTAACAGAagcacaaaaaaatatgataaccAATGCATGCgttatacaaaattttaaacCCGGAGAAACAATAGTTAAACAAGGGGATTATGGAGATGTTCTATATATTCTGAAAGACGGAAAAGCAACcgtatatattaatgacGAAGAAATCAGAGTTCTAGAAAAGGTAATTTGAAATTGAagtaattaaaaaagggaaactatttttttttttattccttGACATACAATTTAACATTTCCTAATAATACAATCTCAATTGTTTCTTTTCAGGGATCGTACTTCGGAGAGAGAGCTCTTCTGTATGATGAACCACGAAGTGCTACAATTATCGCTAAGGAAGTAACATCTTGTGCATCTATTTGTCGAAAATTGCTAAATGTGGTTCTGGGGAATTTACAAGTAGTATTGTTTCGTAACATTATGACAGAGGCTCTTCAACAGAGCgaaatatttaaacaaataagTCCAGATCAATTAAATGATTTAGCTGATACAGCTATAGTTAGAGATTACCCAgcaaattataatatattacataaagataaaataaaaagtgtaaaatatataatagtattAGAAGGTAAAGTAGAGTTATTTCTTGATGATGAATCGATTGGAATATTGACAAGAGGTAAATCATTTGGAGATCAATACGTACTTAatcaaaaacaaaaatttaagCATACATTAAAATCGTTAGAGGTATGCAAAATAGCATTAATTACAGAATCGTGCTTAGCCGATTGCTtaggaaataataatatagatgCATCTATagattataataataaaaaaagtatcataaaaaagatgtatatttttcgaTATTTAACTGATAAACAGTGTAATTTACTTATCGAAGCATTTAAAACAACTCGATATGAAGAAGGAgattatattatacaagAAGGTGAGGTAGGGTCAcgattttatataatcaaaGCTGGAGAAGTagaaatagtaaaaaataataaaagattaAGAACATTAGGGAAAAATGATTACTTTGGCGAAAGGGCATTAATTTATGATGAACCAAGAACAGCATCAGTTATAAGCActgtaaataatttagaaTGTTGGTATGTTGATAAATCtgtttttttacaaattattGAAGGACCCATGTTAGCACATTTGGAAGAGAGAATTAAAATGCAAGATACTAAAGTAGAGATGTCAGAATTATTAACAGAAAGAATAATAGGGAGAGGTACATTTGGTATTGTTAAGCTAGTTTTACACGAACCCACAAAAATTAGATATGCATTAAAATGCGttagtaaaaaaagtattataGAATTAAAccaacaaaataatatcaaaTTAGAAAGAGAAATTACTGCTGAAAATGACCATCCATTTATTATTAGGCTAGTAAGAACCTTCAAAGAttctaaatatttttattttttaacgGAGTTAGTTACTGGAGGAGAACTTTATGATGCTATTAGAAAGTTAGGTCTATTATCAAGATCACAAGCACAGTTTTATCTAGGCTCTATTATATTAGCAATCGAATATTTACATGAAAGGAGTATAGTGTATCGAGATTTAAAACCTGAAAACATCTTATTAGATAAGCAAGGGTATGTTAAATTAATCGATTTTGGGtgtgcaaaaaaaatacatggAAGATCATATACATTAGTTGGAACACCACATTATATGGCCCCTGAAGTTATATTAGGAAAAGGATATGGGTGCACAGTTGATATATGGGCATTCGGTGTTTGCttatatgaatttatatGTGGTCCATTACCCTTTGGTAATGATCAAGAAGATCAATTAGAAATATTTAGAGACATATTAACAGGGCAGTTAACCTTCCCAGATTATGTTACTGATACTGATagtattaatttaattaaaagaTTATTATGTAGATTACCCCAAGGAAGAATCGGTTGCTCAATAAATGGATTCAAAgatattaaagaaaattcattttttgccGATTTTGATTGGGACAGACTAGCTGGACGTTTGCTTGAACCTCCTCTCATTTCGAAAAGCGAAACTTATGCAGAGGATATCGATGTTAAACAGATCGAACAAGAAGAGGAAGATAATGCAAATACCGAAATTGATGATGAAAATTGGGATATTGATTTTTAATTGAGGAAAGTGATAAAAACAGagacaaaaaaatactgTAACCATATAATTGCACGTTACAGTTCTATCATGGATCATATCACAAATGCATAATCCGatattttttgtctttataaatatatatttttttccaaaaattttttattcgttcataattttatcatgCTCTTTCATTCTtgtttcatatatttaaaaattattttcataacaTGTTTCCCTTTCTCACCTTTTTTCTCGTattttttgtcttttttttgaacAGTTGTTATACGttatgaaagaaaaaaaaatccacATTtccaataattttttcaaagtTTATTTTGTGTACCATTCcgtgatttttttttgaaaccATTTTGGATACCTCATAATTTGTAGAGACGccatgaaaaaaattagtaaggcgaaaatatgtaaatgcacacatgtatatatgtatagcATGTATATTGCCCATGGAAAACACATTGGTTCccttgaaataaaaataagggCGCTATTCTTTACTTacaaatattgttttttcttttattgaaaaaacaaaaaaacaaaaaaacaaaaaaaatataagaaaatcttcgataatagaaaaatggataaataaaacaaacgAAGTATCATATGGAATATAAGGTGATAGTGGGTAATGGAAAATGCACAAATCAGTAAATCACAAAAAAGAGGAATCGATTCAAGTGAGACCCCGGAATGGAACAGGGGCTAAATTAGAATCAACTGCAATTGGTTCAGAAGAATTAAAGTCAAAATAAGTAACAAAATCAGACTTATTAGGAATCTCATCTAAGCATGTTTGTCCTAATAATCCTAATCTAAACATgtctataaaaaatttacacCCTCCATTAATatctaaatatttataatttctacataaatttaattttgtcGAAATAACATTACTAACAAATCTTATATCGTTAGTAGGCTTATCTAAACCAATAATTTtaacataattataatttttatttttgtttaacataaataatatataatccCCGACATAcatatcattatatttataatctAACACATTCCCAATTGCACTTAGTTTTAACGAAATTTCTTTATCTGACAGTTTAGGTAAATATATACCCGGTGtatctataaaatataataatgggTTATTTGATACTTTATATTGTTCTATTAATTTAGTAGTACCTGccaatatatttgttttaactttttttctGTTAACTTCATAtgctattttattatttttatatccatATTTTCCTAAATTGTATGTAATTTCtttaaatgaatttataATGCTTGACTTTCCTACGTTTGGTAAACCAATAAGCATACAAAACAAACCAAAAGCTTTAAATTTCGGTTTAATCTCTTTACATATATCTCTTATTTTtgatatgtttttattatattttgatgaTGTTAGTAAACAAATCGAATTTGTTTTCtcttctattattttttgcgCCTTTAATGCTAATTCCTTTGATATTAAATCtactttatttaataatataacatttttttgtgtatttttatatttttttaaattatctgtaataaaatagttGGTACTTGTAAAGGGAACTCTTGCATCTCTTACCTCAATTATTACATCACATATCTcaagtttattttttatttttatagatGATTTGTGCATATAATTAGGAAAGCATGTAATATTCTCATCAAATGTAAATTCATCTCTGCAGACAAAATCaggatatatatttttttttcgtccTTCTACAATTATGTTTCTTTGTGAGCATCTTTGTCCCTTATCAACATCTTCACTATTTGTGcatctattattattcctAAGCTTATCTATACTCTTTCGTAAAAATGTATCACTTAGGCTTGGCCCCAATTCCCTCTTCCACACACTTATAGCGGAGGCATCCTTGTCATCACCTTTGCTCATATTACTGGATCAATAAACTCTCAATGTATGCacttatatatgcatatatgtttatGCGTGCGTTTAAGTTCCaatatacttatttataGTTCCTTTTTTTCTACTACAATATTTCAAAGTAATATATACCATTATGTGCTTCTACATATGCATACTTACaatgttttcttttttgaTCCTACGATACCACATTAATTATTCCAATACGAAGCTatcttatatattttttttaattttattttataaatcaggaaaacgaaaaagaaggaaaaaaaaatggcaatacattttttttttgcatattttcatcataattatatagCGATgctttgtttatttttaaagcgaattaattttaattttgtaaaacGAATTGCACGACGTTACTCGGCATAtgcaaatttattaaaaaaattggagtcataaatttttaaaattccacgaaaaaaaaaaaaaaagtgtaatcatttttttggtaaaaaataaggaaaaatatagtcgtttatcaaatataattacaaataatgaaatataatatattgatatccgaattgtatattcatttatcatttaacTATTTTTGGATATATACAACAAATTAGGGAAAAAGgtacatttattatttatgcatatgtGTGAATAGTTATAtagttatttatttccGATTATGAGACTTCTGGTCAGCATAATAGTAGTATCTGTTTGTAATCCTAAACctacaaattaaaaatgcgAAATGAGTTTATGAAGGGCATATTTGCCTGGTTAGGTACGCTACAATGGCCCATCAAAAATcccaataaaaataaatatatataaaaagagagaaaataaaaatttgcCCCAACTTTCTATCGTAATATTAATAAGCATTGCCGTATACGTATATGTAAAGAGAAAAAACAACTCAAGCATATTATATTGCTACTTCCTTATTACCTGTTGTCGATAGAAGAGAATGTAAAATCGGTtgcttttatatttgatcGTTTCTTTAAAACTCGAAATAATTTAAGAACAATTGGTTTTACATTAAAACTGTTACGAATATAGTCCAATGCAATTGCGAAAATTATATTGCTGCTTAATTTGTGAgattgaatattttttaaaaatgtgaaaatattattattaacaaaagTACTGTTTTTGTTAGAATATTTTAACGAGCAAagataaatgtatattatgTTTTCGCTAATGTGGCTAGTTACacaattaataaatttgtaatatatatatgtacaagCATAATTTACATACTCAACAATTTCTAAAATTTccttttcatttaaaaaagggGAAATATGATcctcatttattttaacgTGGCaattttcttcatcatttGTATTTACTTCCAATGgtacaattattttttgatcaAAGAAATCACAAAATGGATTTTCACATAAATCCATGCATGCTAACTTATTTTGTAATTGGTCCAAAATAGTTGAACCGTATTTAATAGAATaagcatataaatataattttttagtaATACTACGactataattaaaaataagttccaattcttttatttgaacatctttttcctttttgttaaaaaatataaataatatatgcgTATATATGTGAATAAGAAagtcttttattatttttcgtTCTCTAAGCATATAatcatcatatatattatttttatataaataaaacataagTATATCTACTACAAACTtgttatatacatttagCATTATGGTATATTTGCTTGTGTTATATATGATcctattatttatgtagtaccttttttttatataactaaaaatattacttAATCGTTtctcatatatttttatattatcactATTGTAAAGAGGGAATTCCATAGTACTATCGCCACCATCTATATTAGATAGTTTATCCTTATCattgtaaaatataaaatttttatacaattcattatatatgtgtgtgaAATTAACTACTAATTGGTTATCTTCAAATAgttgtgaaaaaaaagaatgaACTAATTTAGCTTGattttcatcatatatTGGACATGtgttatataataatgttataacattattaacatttaaataatatatttttttttttaaaacttgTACTAGTAGAtcatttatgttttttaaaatatgcatatttttttctattatatttatgtcaTTTTTGTTCgctttttctcttttttttatttctagTAAATTATCATAGTAACATTCCCATTCattcattaatttattaaattgaATAATTCGATCTTTTTTCgtactatttttttcctcttctatattttttatactattCAATTCAAGAGACCTAGACACAGTATTACTTCCTTTCTTTTCAGATTTATATTGTAAAGGATTACTTAAAAGTTcttttacatatttattagaaAAAGTTCCATGATGTAATGGTATTTTACCACCAATATTGCACCCATTAGACTCATACTCATCATTATGCAActctttctttttcatttttctcTTTAACATTcgattaatataaatgtacaaatatataacgtGCCttatgttaatattttcaaaaccATTCTCTTTTAAAATGCCCCAAAAAAGACAGAAGTAATTATTGTTATTCTTAGAGCAATATAtaagaatattattaatttcaaTATGATTATATGCCTCCAAATTATTTACTATTAATGTAAACATAAAATGAACTAAATTATGATcacacatttttataatcattctaaaaaaattataatttattttgttatattttaataactCTTCATTTATTACATGCTTAAATAAAGATCTATCTTCATGagatatatgttttttatttttaaataaaatgtcgtaaatgttaaataaataattattaactACAACCAAATACTCTTTGTTTTGTGACCGATCCTGAAGAagaacatatttttttttactttcaACTATTTCATCGTGATTTTGAGTACGATAAGGGAAAGTAATAGAATTAGAACTGTGTCCTTTATCACCATCTTCAAAATAAGAAGGAATGTTATTCCCTTTACGGTTTGCTAGGTATTCTTCCTTGATCAGACTATAAAAATacttatgcatataattaGTCATTTGCTGAAATTTTTTGgaaagaaaattaaaattatatatagagctaaataaatagaatttgtttaatatgtttaatgATTTGTAATTATTAAGCACACGTTCACATAATAGAATTGCAAATTCTCTATCAACACGGTTTATAGTTGATAGGAGATATGCATAAGAAAGGAATAAATCTGTATTTATTATGCTTATgttgatatttttatttttaagtaAATTAACAATAAACGTTGTTAACtctaattttcttttaatatcaATCATTAAATTCGattctattattattttaaaaattatcattatatgtTTCAGCcataaatgttttatatcGTCTAAATTGGTAACAATATGTGAATAGTTCAATTCACTGATTATACGATTGTTCAAttcttttccattttttatatcatttagATAGTTACCACGcgttattatatttgttttatttttcacattttttaaatttttagtATTATATTGGCTCTTATCTCTATGAAATGATCTAGCACACTGCTTCAACAAATTTAGAGAAGCATTACTATAATGCTTGCATGTTAATactatattatcattatatacaGACTGATTATGCtcatcaaaaatattaaaatgtgTGTGACTCGTTGACCTTTCGGTAAAATTAGCATTGCCACTACTATAATTAGTAGCAATAAATTTTAAGTAACTATCCCCATATTCagaattaatatattttttatttacatgcactataatatttaatatggCGTTTaccttattatttatttctctTTCTAAAACTATATATGACAATTTATGCAAATTCATATTTCTCTATATAACAATCTTCAGCATCATGCTATGGGTACTGATTATCTcaacaattatttttttctctatTCCATAGCAATTTATTTAAGgattaattaaaatgttATGCTTTCCTatcatattaaatatataattatatttatactttatatttttttatatatgtatattatttttctcttAAATTTCGGCATTCATTGCAGTATAGAAAAAGATATACTACGTGCATATACACATTAATTTATAAcgtcattttttttcaacttttgctttgttttattttatattcgATTAACAGATAAATTGTTCAACAAATGAGGAGATATAAATCACACCATGctacatataattattagaTTTAATATTGATAGATACgtaaaacataaaaaaatatttgcaAGCATTGTGTACCATATTAACCAATTATTTCGACTtttatacttatatatttcatttaaattccattttatttaaattaatttattaaatggtAAGAACAAGAACAAAAATTGCATTATCATGCttctatataaaaatagctaAGATAGGACAAAACTTTTTATGATAAATCAACCATTTTAgcaaaatttaatattaagcACTcggataataatatatcatatatgaACTA is a window of Plasmodium berghei ANKA genome assembly, chromosome: 10 DNA encoding:
- a CDS encoding cGMP-dependent protein kinase gives rise to the protein MDDDEIIPKKNHPSNERNKKKAILSHEDFTGEDSLMENHLELRDKLTEDIVTIKASLKNNLVCSTLNENEILALSNYMQFFVFKSGDMVIKQGEKGSYFFIINSGKFDVYVNDKKVKTLTKGSSFGEAALIHNTQRSATIKAGTNGTLWGVQRSTFRATLKQLSNRNFNENRSFIDSVSVFDMLTEAQKNMITNACVIQNFKPGETIVKQGDYGDVLYILKDGKATVYINDEEIRVLEKGSYFGERALLYDEPRSATIIAKEVTSCASICRKLLNVVLGNLQVVLFRNIMTEALQQSEIFKQISPDQLNDLADTAIVRDYPANYNILHKDKIKSVKYIIVLEGKVELFLDDESIGILTRGKSFGDQYVLNQKQKFKHTLKSLEVCKIALITESCLADCLGNNNIDASIDYNNKKSIIKKMYIFRYLTDKQCNLLIEAFKTTRYEEGDYIIQEGEVGSRFYIIKAGEVEIVKNNKRLRTLGKNDYFGERALIYDEPRTASVISTVNNLECWYVDKSVFLQIIEGPMLAHLEERIKMQDTKVEMSELLTERIIGRGTFGIVKLVLHEPTKIRYALKCVSKKSIIELNQQNNIKLEREITAENDHPFIIRLVRTFKDSKYFYFLTELVTGGELYDAIRKLGLLSRSQAQFYLGSIILAIEYLHERSIVYRDLKPENILLDKQGYVKLIDFGCAKKIHGRSYTLVGTPHYMAPEVILGKGYGCTVDIWAFGVCLYEFICGPLPFGNDQEDQLEIFRDILTGQLTFPDYVTDTDSINLIKRLLCRLPQGRIGCSINGFKDIKENSFFADFDWDRLAGRLLEPPLISKSETYAEDIDVKQIEQEEEDNANTEIDDENWDIDF
- a CDS encoding GTP-binding protein, putative; this encodes MSKGDDKDASAISVWKRELGPSLSDTFLRKSIDKLRNNNRCTNSEDVDKGQRCSQRNIIVEGRKKNIYPDFVCRDEFTFDENITCFPNYMHKSSIKIKNKLEICDVIIEVRDARVPFTSTNYFITDNLKKYKNTQKNVILLNKVDLISKELALKAQKIIEEKTNSICLLTSSKYNKNISKIRDICKEIKPKFKAFGLFCMLIGLPNVGKSSIINSFKEITYNLGKYGYKNNKIAYEVNRKKVKTNILAGTTKLIEQYKVSNNPLLYFIDTPGIYLPKLSDKEISLKLSAIGNVLDYKYNDMYVGDYILFMLNKNKNYNYVKIIGLDKPTNDIRFVSNVISTKLNLCRNYKYLDINGGCKFFIDMFRLGLLGQTCLDEIPNKSDFVTYFDFNSSEPIAVDSNLAPVPFRGLT